The following coding sequences are from one Pongo abelii isolate AG06213 chromosome 3, NHGRI_mPonAbe1-v2.0_pri, whole genome shotgun sequence window:
- the LOC129059216 gene encoding S-antigen protein-like → MVVAVVAMVLADVELEATLTISTAPVIPRGLSGLRDPLVCGTLWTGGHSGLGDPLGCGTLRAGGPSGLRDTLDWGTLRAAGHSGLGDPQGCGTLWTGGPSGLRDTLDWGTLRAAGPSGLRDPQGCGTLWTGGPSGLGDPQGCGTLWTGGPSGLRDTLDWGTLRAAGPSGLGDPQGCGTLWAAGPSGLGDPQGCGTLWTWGPSGLRDPLGWGTLRAAGPSGLRDPLDWGTLDWGTLRAVGPSGLGDTLDWGTLRAVGPSGLGDTLDWGTLRAVGLSGLLTPHPHPPFSAPSAVRA, encoded by the coding sequence CTGCCCCCGTTATCCCGAGGGGACTCTCGGGGCTGCGGGACCCTCTGGTCTGCGGGACACTCTGGACTGGGGGACACTCTGGACTGGGGGACCCTCTGGGCTGCGGGACCCTCAGGGCTGGGGGACCCTCAGGGCTGCGGGACACTCTGGACTGGGGGACCCTCAGGGCTGCGGGACACTCTGGACTGGGGGACCCTCAGGGCTGCGGGACACTCTGGACTGGGGGACCCTCAGGGCTGCGGGACACTCTGGACTGGGGGACCCTCAGGGCTGCGGGACCCTCTGGGCTGCGGGACCCTCAGGGCTGCGGGACACTCTGGACTGGGGGACCCTCTGGACTGGGGGACCCTCAGGGCTGCGGGACACTCTGGACTGGGGGACCCTCAGGGCTGCGGGACACTCTGGACTGGGGGACCCTCAGGGCTGCGGGACCCTCTGGACTGGGGGACCCTCAGGGCTGCGGGACCCTCTGGGCTGCGGGACCCTCAGGGCTGGGGGACCCTCAGGGCTGCGGGACCCTCTGGACTTGGGGACCCTCAGGGCTGCGGGACCCTCTGGGCTGGGGGACCCTCAGGGCTGCGGGACCCTCAGGGCTGCGGGACCCTCTGGACTGGGGGACACTCGACTGGGGGACCCTCAGGGCTGTGGGACCCTCTGGACTGGGGGACACTCTGGACTGGGGGACCCTTAGAGCTGTGGGACCCTCTGGACTGGGGGACACTCTGGACTGGGGGACCCTCAGGGCTGTGGGACTCTCTGGACTGCTGACCCCTCACCCACACCCACCCTTTTCTGCCCCATCTGCCGTCCGCGCATAA